The proteins below come from a single Nitrosarchaeum sp. genomic window:
- a CDS encoding PEP/pyruvate-binding domain-containing protein — protein MNDLRSFKIRKSKNMNNFKNEKIFDKDAKQNFNTKADILALLKRKIKKAEIEKLFFFTVEEWNSDPEKILKTISSSFNNKIIVRSSAIDEDSQNSSLAGSYESVLDVLPTNKKSTINAINRVINSYKIKNNFEIRNKILIQNQSKNIVTSGVIFSRTPDTGAPYFIINYDDSRITNSVTKGLVNRTIKIYRYCQKNYVPKKWRKLILSIFELEKILNSDILDVEFGIRKNQNIVIFQVRPLTGLSNQSFSYNDLRLQNRISKLEYDFIRSKNSPNEQISIFSDMADWNPSEIIGKNPNQLDYSIYDNLIMNYAWFKGRTVIGYKKPYSKNLMKKFGNKPYVNVTTSFSSFFPKQFSTSIEKKIMKYYLSKLQKYPYLHDKVEFEILFSCYDLTVTKRLKELKKYGFTNEEINNIEMELKQFTNTIFENFSKILKDSQNSIKELKTHREIIIENLENSNKTYVDYLDTAKILLEDCKKFGTIPFSTMARIAFISSIIIKSFVSKNILNVKDYNSILESIESPLTDFRKDFALFSNKKMTFKQFIKKYGHLRPGTYDITATRYDNEKFFEKYKFQPIQSHINKKINQKKIEQVLERQGLKIQYNDFIDLVKSSISERERLKFEFTKNLSESLEFIALSGEKLGFSRKDMANLDLSTIINSQKLSRKKLTEKWSSKIKQNAIHKEINNYLQLPPIISDIKDFFIVDYFVSKPNYISEKKITADIKIIKNLNNDDLKNKIVLIENADPGYDWIFTKNPLGLITKYGGVASHMAIRCSELGLPAAIGCGEMLFENLKKSKKIMLDCKNEQITILENETINEILEVKKTLRSLGYIK, from the coding sequence TTGAACGATTTAAGAAGTTTCAAAATAAGAAAATCTAAAAATATGAATAATTTTAAAAATGAAAAAATATTTGACAAAGATGCAAAACAGAATTTCAATACAAAAGCTGACATATTAGCATTATTAAAACGAAAAATCAAAAAAGCAGAAATTGAAAAATTATTTTTCTTTACTGTTGAAGAATGGAATTCAGATCCTGAAAAAATTCTAAAAACTATTTCAAGTTCATTTAATAATAAAATTATTGTTAGAAGCTCTGCTATTGATGAAGATTCACAAAATAGTTCATTAGCTGGAAGTTATGAAAGTGTTTTAGATGTATTACCAACAAATAAAAAATCAACTATTAATGCCATAAATAGAGTAATTAATTCATATAAAATTAAAAATAATTTTGAAATTAGAAATAAAATATTAATTCAGAATCAATCAAAAAACATTGTTACTAGTGGAGTGATTTTTAGTAGAACACCAGACACAGGAGCACCATATTTTATAATAAATTATGACGATTCAAGAATTACAAATAGTGTAACGAAAGGACTTGTAAATCGCACAATAAAGATTTACAGATATTGCCAAAAAAATTATGTTCCAAAAAAATGGAGAAAATTAATTTTATCAATTTTTGAATTAGAAAAGATCCTAAATTCCGATATTTTAGATGTAGAATTTGGCATAAGGAAAAACCAAAATATTGTGATCTTTCAGGTAAGACCATTAACAGGATTATCTAATCAGAGTTTTTCATATAATGATTTAAGATTACAGAACAGAATTTCTAAATTAGAATATGACTTCATAAGAAGTAAAAATTCTCCAAATGAACAAATTAGTATTTTTTCAGATATGGCTGATTGGAATCCATCAGAGATAATTGGAAAAAACCCCAACCAATTGGATTATTCAATATATGATAATTTGATAATGAATTATGCTTGGTTTAAAGGCAGAACAGTCATTGGATATAAAAAACCATACAGTAAAAACCTAATGAAAAAATTTGGAAATAAACCATATGTCAATGTCACAACTAGTTTTTCGTCATTTTTTCCAAAACAATTTTCAACATCAATTGAAAAAAAAATAATGAAGTATTATTTATCAAAATTACAAAAATACCCATATTTACATGATAAAGTAGAATTTGAAATATTATTTTCATGTTATGATTTAACAGTAACAAAGAGATTAAAGGAGTTAAAAAAATATGGATTTACAAATGAAGAAATTAACAATATTGAAATGGAGTTAAAACAATTTACAAATACTATTTTTGAAAACTTTTCAAAGATATTAAAAGATTCTCAAAATTCAATTAAGGAATTAAAAACACATAGAGAAATAATTATTGAAAATTTAGAAAATTCGAATAAAACTTATGTAGATTATCTTGATACAGCGAAAATTCTTTTAGAAGATTGTAAAAAATTTGGAACAATACCATTTTCAACAATGGCAAGAATTGCATTTATTAGTTCAATTATTATCAAGAGCTTTGTATCTAAGAATATACTTAACGTCAAAGATTATAATTCAATATTAGAGTCAATTGAATCACCGTTAACCGATTTTAGAAAAGATTTTGCATTATTTTCAAACAAAAAAATGACTTTTAAACAATTTATTAAAAAATATGGACACTTACGACCTGGAACATACGACATTACTGCAACAAGATATGACAATGAAAAATTTTTTGAAAAATACAAATTTCAACCTATTCAAAGTCACATAAATAAAAAAATTAATCAAAAGAAAATAGAACAAGTTTTAGAAAGACAAGGGTTAAAAATCCAATATAATGATTTTATTGATTTGGTAAAAAGCTCTATTTCAGAAAGAGAGAGATTGAAATTTGAGTTTACTAAAAATCTTAGCGAATCCTTGGAATTCATTGCATTGTCTGGAGAAAAACTTGGCTTCTCCAGAAAAGATATGGCGAATCTTGATTTAAGTACAATAATTAATTCACAAAAATTATCTAGGAAGAAACTAACAGAAAAATGGTCTTCTAAGATAAAACAAAATGCAATTCATAAAGAGATTAACAATTATCTTCAATTACCACCTATAATCTCAGACATCAAGGATTTTTTTATTGTTGATTATTTTGTGTCAAAACCAAATTATATTTCAGAAAAAAAAATAACTGCAGACATAAAAATTATAAAAAACTTGAATAATGATGATTTGAAAAATAAAATTGTTTTAATAGAGAATGCAGATCCTGGTTATGACTGGATATTTACTAAAAATCCTCTAGGATTAATAACAAAATACGGTGGAGTCGCATCACATATGGCAATTAGATGTTCTGAATTAGGATTGCCAGCAGCTATAGGTTGTGGAGAAATGTTATTTGAAAATCTAAAAAAATCAAAAAAGATAATGCTGGACTGTAAGAATGAACAGATAACAATTTTAGAAAATGAAACAATTAATGAAATTCTGGAAGTCAAAAAAACACTTCGTTCATTAGGTTATATAAAATAA
- a CDS encoding gamma-glutamyl-gamma-aminobutyrate hydrolase family protein (Members of this family of hydrolases with an active site Cys residue belong to MEROPS family C26.) has protein sequence MSLKKIGITMRISDSQSYTEKRDAISHDWGKFLNKLNLLPIFIPNSIENINEYLSESGIEGIIISGGDNLGDDLIRDQTEKKVIDFGIKNKIPILGVCRGMQAINVFFGGNIKKNKSVDHVSKRHNIKFISNDVPHITDVIEVNSFHRNLIEENDLGKDLKIFAKCQDDESVEGIRHTKLPIIGVMWHPERDMNDFQIHLLDFLKGNDK, from the coding sequence ATGAGTTTAAAAAAAATTGGCATCACAATGAGAATTTCAGATTCTCAATCATATACGGAAAAAAGAGATGCGATAAGCCATGATTGGGGCAAATTTTTAAACAAATTAAATTTGTTACCCATATTCATTCCCAATTCAATTGAAAACATAAATGAATATTTGTCAGAATCAGGAATAGAAGGGATAATAATTTCGGGAGGAGATAATTTAGGTGATGATCTTATCAGAGATCAAACAGAAAAAAAAGTAATTGATTTTGGGATAAAAAACAAAATTCCAATTTTAGGTGTATGTAGAGGAATGCAAGCCATAAATGTATTTTTTGGTGGAAATATTAAAAAGAATAAATCAGTGGATCATGTAAGTAAACGACACAATATCAAATTTATTTCTAATGATGTGCCACATATTACTGATGTCATAGAAGTAAATTCTTTTCATAGAAATCTAATTGAAGAAAATGATTTAGGAAAAGACTTAAAGATATTTGCAAAATGCCAAGATGATGAATCAGTTGAAGGGATAAGACATACAAAACTACCAATCATTGGTGTCATGTGGCATCCTGAAAGAGATATGAATGACTTTCAAATACACTTATTAGATTTTTTAAAAGGGAATGACAAATAA
- a CDS encoding FkbM family methyltransferase yields MKKSLFKIYKKFVSDLSGSNLSKYGAIQKINNRINSKLKPDFVIIEGNKMFLDDKDSLFLSVYGYHEKTETKVVKKLVNEGDITIDVGANIGYYTLLLAKIVGSSGKVIAFEAEPRNFEILKKNVEENHFENVIVEKKAVSEKSGVVKFFIGEDSSTENQLFKPDVKHSEIEVESISIDEYLQDKDIKVDFIKMDIQGSEPLVIEGMRKTIEKNKNLKLMMEWWPDAIKKYNIKPDKHLQELVSLGFNIFEIDDNKGTITKTDVNSLMKKYPNEELVDVNLLLKRDKEIVKI; encoded by the coding sequence ATGAAAAAAAGTCTATTTAAAATTTATAAAAAATTTGTAAGTGATTTATCAGGATCAAATTTATCAAAATATGGTGCTATTCAAAAAATTAACAATAGAATTAATTCTAAATTAAAACCAGACTTTGTAATAATTGAAGGTAATAAGATGTTTCTTGATGACAAAGATTCTCTCTTTTTATCTGTGTATGGGTATCATGAAAAGACAGAAACAAAAGTTGTAAAAAAATTAGTAAATGAAGGAGATATTACAATAGATGTTGGAGCTAACATTGGGTACTATACATTATTACTCGCAAAAATTGTTGGCTCTAGTGGAAAAGTTATTGCTTTTGAAGCCGAGCCTAGAAATTTTGAAATTTTAAAGAAAAATGTTGAGGAAAATCATTTTGAAAATGTAATTGTGGAAAAAAAAGCAGTTTCTGAAAAATCAGGAGTTGTAAAATTCTTCATTGGGGAAGATAGTAGTACAGAAAATCAACTTTTCAAACCAGATGTCAAACATAGTGAGATTGAAGTAGAATCAATTTCTATTGATGAATATTTACAAGATAAAGACATTAAAGTTGATTTTATAAAAATGGATATTCAAGGTTCTGAACCATTAGTTATAGAAGGTATGCGAAAAACTATTGAAAAGAATAAAAATTTAAAATTAATGATGGAGTGGTGGCCAGACGCAATAAAAAAATATAATATAAAACCTGATAAGCACTTACAAGAATTAGTAAGCTTGGGTTTCAATATCTTTGAAATTGATGATAATAAAGGAACAATTACAAAAACGGATGTGAACAGTCTAATGAAAAAATATCCTAATGAAGAATTAGTAGACGTGAATTTATTATTAAAACGAGATAAGGAAATTGTTAAAATTTGA
- a CDS encoding glucose-1-phosphate thymidylyltransferase codes for MKGILLHGGHGTRLRPLTHTGPKQLLPIANKPMSQYCIESMKDAGIKEIVIIIGGIGANKVKEYYGDGNNFGVKIEYIEQDSPRGIAHAIMLARNFVGEEKFLVFLGDNIIQKSIQEFAREFETSTSDATLLLCKVDNPSRFGIAEIKNNKIVKIIEKPKNPPSDLAVTGIYFLNKKIFDMIENLKPSWRNELEITDALHMLLERGNRIDYHMITDYWKDTGTPEDIINANKEILEKMHTHIEKDVNVDQIINDPIIIEVGAIIENNVKLIGPVLIGKKSIIKSGSVIGPNTSIGDNCLIAKAKIENSIIMNDCKIQVDIKIRNSIIASNSELSVHNDEAKTFLLGEGTRIFL; via the coding sequence ATGAAAGGAATATTATTGCATGGTGGTCATGGAACACGCTTAAGACCGTTAACCCACACTGGACCAAAACAGCTTTTACCCATAGCAAACAAACCTATGTCTCAGTACTGCATTGAAAGTATGAAAGATGCTGGAATAAAAGAAATTGTGATAATAATCGGAGGAATTGGTGCTAACAAAGTAAAAGAATACTACGGAGATGGAAATAATTTTGGAGTCAAAATTGAGTATATAGAACAAGATTCTCCTAGAGGTATTGCTCATGCAATAATGCTAGCAAGAAATTTTGTTGGTGAAGAAAAATTTTTAGTATTTTTAGGTGATAATATAATTCAAAAATCAATTCAAGAGTTTGCAAGAGAATTTGAAACTTCTACAAGTGATGCAACACTATTACTTTGTAAAGTAGATAATCCATCAAGATTTGGTATTGCTGAAATAAAAAATAATAAAATTGTGAAAATTATTGAAAAACCAAAAAATCCTCCTTCAGATCTTGCAGTGACTGGAATTTATTTTCTTAATAAGAAAATTTTTGATATGATTGAAAATTTAAAACCTTCATGGAGGAATGAGTTAGAGATTACAGATGCACTACATATGCTACTTGAAAGAGGTAATAGAATTGATTATCATATGATTACTGACTATTGGAAGGATACTGGAACTCCAGAAGATATTATTAATGCAAATAAAGAGATTTTAGAAAAAATGCATACACATATTGAAAAAGATGTTAATGTGGATCAGATAATTAATGATCCAATTATTATTGAAGTTGGAGCAATCATTGAGAATAATGTTAAATTAATAGGTCCAGTATTGATTGGAAAAAAATCAATAATTAAAAGTGGATCAGTGATTGGTCCTAACACAAGTATAGGAGATAATTGTTTGATTGCTAAAGCAAAAATTGAAAATTCAATAATTATGAATGATTGTAAAATTCAAGTTGATATAAAAATAAGAAACAGCATAATAGCATCAAATTCAGAGCTAAGTGTTCATAATGATGAAGCAAAGACATTCTTACTCGGAGAAGGAACAAGAATTTTTCTTTAA
- a CDS encoding sulfotransferase, producing MKKPNLFIVGQTRSGTTSLKEYLNGHPDVYIYHAGKGFFGYGKSEIKSEEEYCNLFKEFQNKKIIGEKCSDYLHCPISAEKIKNFSPDAKIIIILRNPVDMMYSLHNWQYNMETVETIADFEEALKIEEKRKHERTQNPYAYHPHIFYQELADYYTQIKRYIDHFGRINVKVIILEEFVKNPEKTYLEVLEFLELDSNYVPDFDQHNANRIPRNRNLQKFVKNDSFSLLKFLKKIPGTGKLYESINLPEHERIILDSSLRKKLLEKLSPNIVKLSKLLEMDFSLWEN from the coding sequence ATGAAAAAACCTAATTTATTCATAGTTGGGCAAACTCGTTCTGGAACAACATCATTAAAAGAATATCTAAATGGTCATCCAGATGTCTATATTTATCATGCAGGAAAAGGGTTTTTTGGATATGGAAAATCTGAAATTAAATCGGAAGAAGAGTATTGTAATCTGTTCAAAGAATTTCAAAATAAAAAAATAATTGGTGAAAAATGCAGTGATTATCTACACTGTCCAATATCTGCTGAAAAAATAAAAAATTTTTCTCCCGATGCTAAAATTATCATTATCCTGCGAAATCCTGTTGATATGATGTATTCTTTACACAATTGGCAATATAACATGGAAACTGTTGAAACTATAGCTGATTTTGAAGAAGCATTAAAAATCGAAGAAAAACGTAAACATGAAAGAACGCAAAATCCTTATGCGTACCATCCGCATATTTTTTATCAGGAACTTGCTGATTACTATACACAAATAAAAAGATACATAGATCATTTTGGAAGAATAAATGTTAAAGTAATAATTTTGGAAGAGTTTGTTAAAAATCCTGAAAAAACATATCTTGAAGTACTAGAATTTCTAGAACTCGATTCTAATTATGTTCCAGACTTTGATCAACATAATGCAAATCGTATCCCACGAAACAGAAATTTACAAAAATTTGTAAAAAATGACTCTTTCTCACTACTCAAATTCTTAAAAAAAATTCCTGGCACTGGAAAATTATATGAATCAATTAATTTACCTGAACACGAAAGAATAATTCTTGATTCCTCTCTTCGAAAGAAACTTTTAGAAAAACTCTCTCCAAACATAGTAAAACTCTCCAAACTCTTAGAAATGGATTTCAGTTTATGGGAAAACTAA
- a CDS encoding sulfatase-like hydrolase/transferase — MRPNLLIILVDSLRADKFYGKEKSSDTPNIDSFISKGVYFNKNFSSSDGTVLSWSSIFTSLHSFKTGVTGKNFNKINSNIKTHFQLLQESGYHAYSCVPKIAYVVGLLDNFSNDDKTYPNFLNLDEGLAEKIITKLKSGQMLEPWIFFIHINDIHFPIKPPQKFDKEKFGVTKYERMISSIDYSLGKILEHVNLETTTVVLSADHGAYIPSIKNSDIKINFEPNGQLQRTITKFANKIPSSLEPIKRKSFFILENIRKKSKEQKLKNLDLSEKEKRALLSQRGDSDHFLFDEKIHVPLLFMGYGVKNPKIVDQLSRSIDIFPTLLEIIGITYPNVSFDGQSLYPLFENKLLKELPVIIQSSPQVEIKSNDVIGVRTKDFKYFRDIDNAGKRVFLFDLSSDPDEENNIASLNPEKVFELEKILQKESLNSIHKNEMEIDEDEIKNIEKELKKLGYV, encoded by the coding sequence ATGCGTCCAAATTTGTTAATAATTCTAGTTGATTCATTACGCGCCGATAAATTTTATGGTAAAGAAAAATCATCTGATACTCCAAATATTGACTCATTTATATCAAAAGGAGTTTATTTTAATAAAAATTTTAGTTCATCAGATGGAACTGTTTTATCTTGGTCAAGCATATTTACTTCTTTACATTCATTTAAAACAGGAGTCACTGGAAAAAATTTCAATAAAATTAATAGCAATATAAAAACGCATTTTCAATTATTACAGGAATCTGGTTATCATGCTTATTCATGTGTTCCAAAAATTGCTTATGTAGTTGGTCTATTAGATAATTTTTCAAATGATGATAAAACATATCCGAATTTCCTAAATCTAGACGAAGGTCTTGCTGAAAAAATTATTACAAAATTAAAATCAGGTCAGATGCTAGAGCCTTGGATCTTTTTTATTCATATTAATGATATTCATTTTCCAATTAAACCCCCACAAAAATTTGATAAGGAAAAATTTGGTGTTACCAAATATGAAAGAATGATTTCCTCAATTGATTACTCACTTGGTAAAATTTTGGAACATGTTAATCTAGAAACAACTACAGTTGTTCTGTCTGCAGATCATGGAGCCTATATTCCAAGTATAAAAAATTCTGATATTAAAATTAATTTTGAACCTAATGGTCAATTACAACGCACTATTACAAAATTTGCTAATAAAATACCCTCTTCTTTAGAGCCAATAAAAAGAAAATCATTTTTTATTTTGGAAAATATTAGAAAAAAATCTAAAGAACAAAAACTCAAAAATCTGGATTTATCAGAAAAAGAAAAACGAGCGTTATTATCACAACGTGGAGATTCGGATCATTTCCTCTTTGACGAAAAAATACACGTGCCACTACTTTTTATGGGATATGGAGTTAAAAATCCAAAAATTGTAGATCAGCTTTCAAGGAGTATTGATATTTTTCCTACTTTGTTGGAAATAATCGGTATAACTTATCCTAATGTGTCATTTGATGGTCAGAGCTTATACCCACTTTTTGAAAATAAATTATTAAAAGAATTACCAGTGATAATACAAAGTAGTCCTCAAGTAGAAATTAAATCAAATGATGTAATTGGAGTTAGAACAAAAGATTTCAAATATTTCAGAGATATAGATAATGCCGGAAAAAGAGTATTTCTTTTCGATTTATCAAGTGATCCTGACGAAGAAAATAACATTGCTTCTTTAAATCCTGAAAAAGTTTTTGAGCTTGAGAAAATTTTACAAAAAGAATCTTTGAATTCCATTCATAAAAATGAAATGGAGATTGATGAAGATGAAATCAAAAATATAGAAAAGGAACTCAAAAAACTAGGTTATGTTTAA
- a CDS encoding 3'(2'),5'-bisphosphate nucleotidase CysQ, whose translation MEKPFEFSKHIEIAIDSIILAGRKIMEIYDSDFKTSYKKDEEPITRADIASNEIILEYLSKTGIQVLSEESNDDKSRIKENSIWIIDPLDGTADFINKTGEFTVMIALIENKIPTVGIVYWPENRILFVAEKGRGAFQNENGVWKKISINPISDLSQCIAVGSRHHLAPIEKEFSDSLGLKEFVSRGSSLKVMDISTGRAQMYFTTTNKIKQWDTAASYCIIHEAGGKMTDMCGEKLVYNTESINHENGLLVTNGVIHSEIIERFKKFQNKKI comes from the coding sequence ATGGAAAAACCTTTTGAATTTTCAAAACATATTGAAATTGCTATAGACAGTATTATACTTGCAGGGAGAAAGATAATGGAGATTTATGACTCTGACTTTAAAACATCTTATAAAAAAGATGAAGAGCCAATTACTCGTGCAGATATTGCAAGTAACGAAATAATTTTAGAGTATCTTTCAAAAACAGGGATACAAGTTTTATCAGAAGAAAGTAATGATGATAAAAGTCGAATTAAAGAAAATTCAATTTGGATAATTGATCCTCTTGATGGTACAGCGGATTTTATAAATAAAACAGGAGAATTCACGGTAATGATTGCATTGATAGAAAATAAGATACCAACAGTAGGCATTGTATATTGGCCAGAAAATAGAATTCTCTTTGTTGCAGAAAAAGGTAGGGGGGCATTCCAAAATGAAAATGGGGTGTGGAAAAAAATTTCAATAAATCCAATCTCAGACCTTTCACAATGTATTGCAGTTGGAAGCAGACATCATTTAGCACCTATTGAAAAAGAATTTTCGGATTCTCTTGGTTTAAAAGAATTTGTGTCAAGAGGAAGTTCATTAAAAGTAATGGACATATCTACAGGGAGAGCACAGATGTACTTTACAACTACAAATAAGATCAAACAATGGGATACAGCAGCATCATATTGTATAATCCATGAGGCAGGAGGAAAAATGACTGATATGTGTGGAGAAAAGTTAGTGTACAATACAGAGAGCATAAATCATGAGAACGGATTATTAGTTACAAATGGAGTAATACATTCTGAAATAATTGAACGATTTAAGAAGTTTCAAAATAAGAAAATCTAA
- a CDS encoding phosphocholine cytidylyltransferase family protein, with translation MTNKPIAIILAAGEGRRLRPLTVHKPKCLVKLFGKSILEYQIECFKNCGINNIIVVTGYLGDSIRFPNIIYLKNKKFHKTNMMYSLFCAEPFFKNSSSIIVSYGDIIFEERILKKLLSVKEDFSVVIDKNWKKYWNLRFVEPLSDAESLKINKNGYITDIGKKVKNIEEINGQYIGLMKFQGKSINKIRKKYDALKKASLNGENIMNPNTTFEKSFMTDFLMYLINSGEKIKAVSIKNGWLELDSINDYKLYNKMYKNGNISRFFRAEK, from the coding sequence ATGACAAATAAGCCAATAGCAATAATTTTAGCTGCAGGAGAAGGAAGAAGGTTAAGGCCTTTAACTGTACACAAACCAAAATGTTTAGTAAAATTATTTGGAAAATCAATATTAGAATATCAGATAGAGTGTTTCAAAAATTGTGGTATAAATAACATCATTGTAGTTACAGGATATTTAGGTGATAGTATTAGATTTCCAAATATCATATATTTAAAAAATAAAAAATTTCATAAAACAAACATGATGTATTCATTATTTTGTGCTGAACCATTTTTCAAAAATTCAAGTTCCATTATAGTATCATATGGAGATATAATTTTTGAAGAGAGAATTCTAAAAAAGTTATTATCAGTTAAAGAAGATTTTTCAGTTGTAATTGATAAAAATTGGAAAAAGTATTGGAATCTACGATTTGTTGAGCCACTTTCTGATGCAGAGAGCCTAAAAATTAACAAAAACGGGTACATTACAGATATTGGAAAGAAAGTGAAAAACATAGAGGAAATAAATGGGCAATATATTGGTCTAATGAAATTTCAAGGAAAAAGCATTAATAAAATCAGAAAAAAATATGATGCTTTAAAAAAAGCAAGTTTAAACGGTGAAAACATAATGAATCCCAATACAACATTTGAAAAATCGTTTATGACAGATTTCCTAATGTATTTAATTAATTCAGGAGAAAAAATTAAAGCAGTATCAATAAAAAATGGGTGGTTAGAATTAGATTCTATTAATGATTATAAATTATATAATAAAATGTATAAAAATGGAAATATTTCAAGATTTTTTAGAGCTGAGAAATGA
- a CDS encoding sulfatase-like hydrolase/transferase encodes MKYNVIIVLIDGARWDRINNSEFTSVLKNGTLLDNVTTAIPYTIGSVNALFSGNYGKENGINAYYKMFRLKNSIKIMSEYFKENGYFTACDLLSDKIIANRGFDIHQSHDEYKDNLFNRHPEFIEDCIKQAKDKPIFLFLHFTRIHTITVSEILKKYEWNDERFYKNKQENLKNYDLVFSEAGKYATKIIEKINQQKIEKNTLIVFFSDHGTGIGERFGERNYGSFTFEETIRSFYIFIGPEIKSGRKTSKLRESIDILPTILDYCEIEYGNLPGDSFVNFLKDDSKGISEKKYTFSETGALHGPYPSPMEPNVFCIKSPSYKLMYLKTPDKWELYNLENDPNETKNLYGTGIKIESELKRELLKWINRD; translated from the coding sequence ATGAAATATAATGTAATTATAGTCTTAATTGATGGAGCAAGATGGGACAGAATAAATAATTCAGAATTCACCAGCGTCCTTAAAAACGGAACTTTATTAGATAATGTAACAACTGCAATTCCATACACCATAGGCTCAGTCAATGCATTATTCTCAGGTAATTATGGAAAAGAAAACGGAATAAACGCATATTACAAGATGTTCAGATTGAAAAACTCAATTAAAATTATGTCAGAATACTTTAAAGAGAATGGGTATTTCACAGCATGTGATCTTTTATCAGATAAAATAATAGCAAATCGGGGATTTGACATTCATCAATCACATGACGAATACAAGGATAATTTGTTTAATAGACATCCAGAGTTTATTGAAGATTGTATAAAACAGGCAAAAGATAAGCCAATATTTTTATTTCTTCATTTTACCAGAATCCATACAATTACTGTTTCAGAAATTTTAAAAAAGTATGAATGGAATGATGAGAGATTTTATAAAAATAAACAAGAAAATTTAAAAAATTATGATTTAGTATTTTCTGAGGCAGGAAAATATGCTACAAAAATTATTGAAAAAATAAATCAACAAAAAATAGAAAAAAATACTTTAATTGTATTTTTCAGTGATCATGGTACTGGCATAGGAGAGAGATTTGGTGAAAGAAATTATGGTTCGTTTACATTTGAAGAAACCATAAGATCATTTTATATTTTCATAGGACCAGAGATTAAGAGTGGTAGAAAGACTAGCAAATTGAGAGAATCAATCGATATCTTACCAACAATACTAGATTATTGTGAGATAGAATATGGAAATCTACCAGGAGATAGTTTTGTAAACTTCTTAAAAGACGATAGTAAAGGAATTAGTGAAAAAAAATATACATTTTCTGAGACTGGTGCTCTACATGGGCCATATCCATCTCCAATGGAACCAAATGTTTTTTGTATAAAATCCCCATCATACAAGCTTATGTATCTCAAAACACCTGATAAATGGGAATTATATAATTTAGAAAATGATCCCAATGAAACAAAAAATTTGTATGGAACAGGAATAAAAATTGAATCAGAATTAAAAAGAGAATTGTTAAAATGGATTAATAGAGATTAA